ACTCGATTCATTTTGCTTTTTGGGTGAAGAATCTAACGGGAGACCTAACACAGCAATTTTTGGTGCAACTACAAAACATTTATTCACTACAGAATGCATGAAAATAATAGATCATCGTTTCAAAACCAATATGCCGTATTTAATTGCGCCAGAAGTAGCTATCCAAGCAATCATGAATATGGATGACACCAATATAAAAGTGCTGCCTTCAGAATATTTTTATCCATACAACCCTTATGATATCGAAAGAGAAACAAAAAACTTAATGTATGCCGATATTACTCATAACACCTATGCCATTCACCATTGGGGAAAAAGCTGGGAGATGAGCCTATATGAAAGAATCAAACGAATCGCCAAAAAAAAACTACTTACTTCAAGAGCTGATTCATGAAAATATTAGCTCCTAACATTCCTAGGTTATTATTAAAATCAGGTCCATACTCACTAACCCTAATAACTCTAGCCTTACTTGCCATTTCAGGTCTATCATCACCATATGATTACAACTGGCTTCCAGCCTTTGGCATTCTTGAATTCACCTTTCTTATATCAGCAAGCTTAATCGCTACTAAACCAAAGCGTGAACTGCTGCCTTTGTTTGCTGTATTATTAGTATACTTGGTCACTACTTCAGTAATAGCTTACCAGACCAAGCCAACGCATACCCTGGATTACTTACAAGCATATAAAGCCTTTTTTTACTTACTCCCCATCCCCTTTCTTATAAAATCAAAAAATGTAGACCCAAAGCTTGTTTTGTATTTTTTTTACTTTTTGATTTTTTGTTTTTTGTTAAAATATAGTTACTCTAGAGTCGCTGAATTTACACCGCGAATGGCTGACCGCCCAGGCCTTTATGGTGAAAACAATTTTGAACTTATTTTCCTCATATTACTTTATTATCTTTTAAGTATTAGAACATCCTTACCGAAAGCAATCTTACCCTTGCTGGCAGTAATAATCGTATTATCAGGCTCAAGAAGTGCAGCCTTAACTTTTTTAGCTGTATTTTTCTTTGCGCACTTGTCCCAGCTAAACTATCGCAGCATTATATACATCATAGTTCTCCCTGCTGTAGTAGCAATAGTTTACTATGTAGTAA
This sequence is a window from Halopseudomonas salegens. Protein-coding genes within it:
- a CDS encoding glycosyltransferase: MIEKRLHYCWFGGNTLPPLHRRCIESWKQTNPDFEIMRWDETNTDFDTPFLKYSFKKRQWAFISDYIRMRVVHKFGGVYLDTDMEVIKPLTPLLDSFCFLGEESNGRPNTAIFGATTKHLFTTECMKIIDHRFKTNMPYLIAPEVAIQAIMNMDDTNIKVLPSEYFYPYNPYDIERETKNLMYADITHNTYAIHHWGKSWEMSLYERIKRIAKKKLLTSRADS